The following proteins are encoded in a genomic region of Candidatus Diapherotrites archaeon:
- a CDS encoding NAD(+)/NADH kinase encodes MRKISSVGIAGHFRNDLAKKTAKRAIKVIQKHGVKVRVAREFFPSKYSIPIAEFDVDLVLAFGGDGTLLHIFRDLGTKRVPVFGVNCGEVGYLMALHYENFDKKLPVILSGDFVVEERTRIAGIADGNELPLALNEIVMSSMKSATIMRYGLKVNSEYLWKDSADGAIVSTPTGSTAYSLSARGPIIQPSAKALLITPINSMADTKPLVVGDDSKIELFGINSAAPCEVVVDGQTRLKVSESLSCQKSRFPALLARLSRLSFASPGKRTKMPKSLESGIEASDAPPSARFVLKILEMESSLTQKEIINATGLPARTVRRALNVLVRKRLVLKKPFLADPRQHIYILQQQKKQA; translated from the coding sequence ATGCGCAAAATCTCCTCGGTGGGCATTGCAGGCCATTTCCGGAACGACCTCGCCAAGAAAACCGCGAAGCGCGCGATAAAAGTGATTCAAAAGCACGGCGTCAAGGTCAGGGTTGCCAGGGAATTTTTTCCATCGAAATATTCCATTCCGATTGCCGAATTTGACGTCGACCTCGTGCTTGCGTTCGGCGGTGATGGAACATTGCTGCACATTTTCAGGGACCTTGGGACCAAGCGGGTGCCGGTTTTCGGCGTCAACTGCGGCGAAGTCGGCTATCTCATGGCCCTGCATTACGAGAATTTTGACAAGAAGCTTCCGGTCATACTTTCAGGCGATTTTGTGGTCGAGGAGCGCACGAGGATTGCAGGCATTGCAGACGGCAATGAACTGCCCCTTGCGCTGAACGAAATCGTGATGAGTTCGATGAAAAGCGCCACCATAATGAGATACGGCCTGAAAGTGAATTCGGAATACCTGTGGAAAGACAGTGCGGACGGCGCGATCGTCTCAACCCCGACCGGCAGCACGGCTTACTCGCTTTCAGCGCGCGGCCCGATAATCCAGCCGAGCGCGAAGGCACTGCTCATAACGCCCATAAATTCGATGGCTGACACAAAGCCGCTGGTTGTCGGCGACGACTCGAAAATAGAGCTTTTCGGAATCAATTCCGCGGCGCCATGCGAGGTTGTGGTTGACGGCCAGACCCGGCTGAAGGTTTCCGAATCATTGTCGTGCCAGAAATCAAGGTTTCCGGCATTGCTTGCAAGGCTGAGCAGGCTTTCGTTCGCCTCGCCCGGCAAGCGCACGAAAATGCCGAAATCCCTTGAATCCGGGATCGAGGCAAGCGACGCGCCTCCCTCGGCGCGCTTTGTCCTCAAAATACTTGAAATGGAGTCCTCGCTCACGCAGAAGGAAATAATCAACGCGACAGGCCTTCCCGCGCGCACAGTGCGCAGAGCGCTCAACGTCCTCGTCCGCAAACGCCTGGTCCTCAAAAAACCGTTTTTGGCGGACCCAAGGCAGCACATTTACATCCTGCAACAGCAGAAGAAACAGGCATAA
- a CDS encoding ribose-phosphate pyrophosphokinase gives MANPHLKLFAGNSNTELAKKVAGHLGVQLGKIEIRDFSDGEKYVKLLENVRGEDVFLLQSTSKPVNENLMELLIMIDAAKRASAGNVTAVIPYFGYARQDRKASSREPITAKLVADIITAAGADRMIAFDLHSGQIQGFFNIPVDNLTAYGLLINEIKKKKLSESDSVVVAADAGAAKNSVKIAKALGWDLAIINKARPAQNVASALNIIGEVKGRNCALFDDMIDTAGTVAAGAEALKKAGAKDIYVLATHGVLSGPAIERVEKSPVKEIIITNTIQASPAKSGKIKVIDISGLLAEAIERVHKKESVSSLFDYRL, from the coding sequence ATGGCAAACCCCCACCTCAAGCTTTTCGCGGGCAATTCCAACACAGAATTGGCCAAAAAGGTTGCGGGGCATTTGGGCGTCCAGCTCGGAAAGATTGAGATAAGGGATTTTTCCGACGGTGAAAAGTATGTCAAGCTCCTCGAAAACGTCCGCGGAGAGGACGTGTTCCTTTTGCAGTCGACGTCAAAGCCCGTCAACGAGAACCTGATGGAACTGCTCATAATGATTGATGCCGCCAAGCGCGCTTCCGCAGGGAACGTCACTGCGGTCATACCGTATTTTGGGTATGCGCGCCAGGACCGCAAGGCGAGTTCGCGCGAGCCCATAACCGCAAAGCTTGTCGCGGACATAATCACTGCTGCCGGCGCAGACAGGATGATAGCCTTTGACCTGCATTCCGGGCAGATACAGGGCTTTTTCAACATTCCCGTGGACAACCTGACGGCTTACGGCCTGCTCATCAATGAAATCAAGAAGAAAAAGCTGTCGGAATCGGATTCCGTTGTCGTCGCGGCCGATGCGGGTGCGGCGAAGAATTCCGTGAAAATCGCCAAGGCGTTGGGCTGGGACCTCGCGATAATAAACAAGGCGCGCCCCGCGCAGAACGTTGCCAGCGCTCTCAACATTATCGGTGAAGTGAAGGGCAGGAACTGCGCGCTTTTCGACGACATGATTGACACTGCCGGAACTGTTGCCGCGGGCGCGGAAGCCCTGAAAAAGGCGGGCGCAAAGGACATTTACGTGCTGGCAACGCATGGCGTGCTGTCCGGGCCCGCGATTGAGCGCGTTGAAAAGTCGCCGGTGAAGGAAATAATCATCACAAACACGATTCAGGCAAGCCCTGCCAAGTCCGGCAAAATAAAGGTCATTG
- a CDS encoding DUF91 domain-containing protein, whose amino-acid sequence MGKIIKNLAGNFLAYMLSLEQAKAETESALAKKNLLLLVGVCRVEYWGRAASKLPKGKRLLLVKEDGSFAVHQNRLLRPTNYMMNAKIGLEITGNALVISAKKLRPKEEIKAFFDSVEFAKQFEMRENADLRLFGSEKQLSDELMQGLDFIEPGLKPLKQEQVFRKGIADIIAEDASGRMVVIEVKRRQADYAAVSQLQRYMKQVEKTLGKETRGILVAPDIRKNALEMLERFGLEFCRFEFEIGNPKATIKGVQKKQQTIFEALDAKKESFKP is encoded by the coding sequence GTGGGCAAAATCATAAAAAATCTTGCAGGCAATTTCCTTGCATACATGCTTTCATTAGAGCAGGCTAAAGCGGAAACGGAGTCGGCGCTGGCAAAAAAGAATCTGCTGTTGCTGGTGGGCGTCTGCCGCGTCGAATACTGGGGCAGGGCGGCCTCGAAACTGCCGAAAGGCAAGAGGCTCTTGCTCGTAAAGGAGGACGGCAGCTTTGCAGTGCACCAGAACAGGCTGCTCCGGCCGACCAATTACATGATGAACGCGAAAATCGGACTGGAAATAACCGGCAATGCTCTTGTAATTTCCGCGAAAAAACTGAGGCCGAAGGAAGAGATAAAGGCTTTTTTTGATTCCGTGGAATTCGCTAAGCAGTTTGAAATGCGCGAAAACGCGGATTTGCGGCTGTTCGGCTCGGAAAAACAGTTGAGCGACGAACTGATGCAGGGCCTCGATTTCATCGAGCCCGGCCTGAAGCCGTTGAAGCAGGAGCAGGTTTTCAGGAAAGGCATAGCAGACATCATCGCGGAAGACGCGTCCGGCAGGATGGTTGTCATCGAAGTGAAAAGAAGGCAGGCCGACTACGCCGCGGTGTCGCAATTGCAACGCTACATGAAGCAGGTCGAAAAGACGCTTGGAAAGGAGACGCGCGGCATTCTTGTCGCTCCCGACATCAGGAAGAACGCGCTTGAAATGCTTGAACGCTTTGGCCTTGAATTCTGCCGCTTTGAATTCGAAATCGGCAACCCGAAAGCCACGATAAAGGGCGTGCAGAAAAAGCAACAGACGATTTTCGAGGCGCTGGACGCGAAAAAGGAATCATTTAAGCCTTAG
- the nadA gene encoding quinolinate synthase NadA, which yields MPNRKSVALAVTEQLKRAGEPSAPEIEAEAARLFEKLGKISHSLADCRKFAKLTLKINRLKKLRNATILAHNYQRPEIIFGIADFVGDSLGLSVNAAGTDADEIVFCGVRFMAETAKILSPKKKVLLPDTEAGCSLAESITAKDIRELKRQHPDAAVVCYVNTTAAIKAESDICCTSANIRKVLDSLPNKKVIFVPDEFMAKNVAETTDKEIIRWKGRCIVHETFREEMIGDFREKHPGLKVLSHLECSPSVIGISDMAGSTSEMIDFVRKSDAKDFLLATECGLSEMMQANFPEKNFAGTCQICPYMKKINLENVLKALENGKFGITVPEKTRRKAKKSLARMMALA from the coding sequence ATGCCGAACCGGAAAAGCGTGGCACTGGCAGTGACTGAGCAGTTGAAACGGGCCGGAGAGCCCTCCGCCCCTGAAATCGAAGCTGAGGCCGCAAGGCTGTTCGAAAAGCTGGGCAAAATCAGCCATTCCCTTGCCGATTGCAGGAAGTTCGCGAAACTGACGCTTAAAATTAACAGGCTCAAAAAGCTCAGGAATGCCACGATTCTCGCGCACAACTACCAGAGGCCGGAAATAATCTTCGGCATAGCCGACTTTGTCGGCGATTCCCTCGGCCTTAGCGTTAATGCCGCCGGAACTGATGCGGATGAGATTGTTTTCTGCGGCGTGCGGTTCATGGCGGAAACCGCGAAAATCCTGAGCCCGAAAAAGAAGGTTTTGCTGCCGGACACGGAAGCGGGATGCTCGCTTGCCGAAAGCATAACCGCAAAGGACATACGCGAACTGAAAAGGCAGCACCCCGATGCAGCGGTCGTCTGCTACGTGAACACGACCGCAGCCATAAAGGCAGAATCGGACATCTGCTGCACTTCCGCAAACATACGGAAAGTGCTTGACTCCCTGCCCAACAAAAAGGTAATTTTCGTGCCCGACGAGTTCATGGCAAAAAACGTGGCCGAAACCACTGACAAGGAGATAATCCGGTGGAAAGGCAGGTGCATTGTCCACGAAACGTTCAGGGAAGAAATGATCGGCGATTTCAGGGAAAAGCATCCCGGACTCAAGGTATTGTCGCATCTCGAGTGCTCGCCTTCCGTCATCGGCATTTCCGACATGGCAGGGAGCACCTCCGAAATGATTGATTTCGTGCGGAAAAGCGATGCCAAGGATTTCCTGCTTGCGACCGAATGCGGCCTCTCGGAAATGATGCAGGCGAACTTTCCGGAAAAAAACTTTGCCGGCACGTGCCAGATTTGCCCGTACATGAAAAAGATTAACCTTGAAAACGTGCTCAAGGCGCTTGAAAACGGAAAATTCGGGATAACCGTTCCGGAAAAAACCCGGCGCAAGGCGAAAAAGTCCCTTGCCAGGATGATGGCGCTCGCTTAA